In a genomic window of Blastocatellia bacterium:
- the aspS gene encoding aspartate--tRNA ligase, whose translation MTRSDQTLVRTHTCGELRPAHAGQRVVLMGWVHRRRDLGPLTFLDLRDRYGITQIVFDQQRNETAHRQAKQLRNEYVVAIKGMVVMRSPETVNSAIETGEIEVLAEEVIVLNPAKTPPIPLDDGGRVQVAEDLRLRYRYLDLRRTRLQRNLILRHKAALVVRRYLDRQGFLEIETPMLVKSTPEGARDFIVPSRLHRGKFYALPQSPQLFKQLLMVAGFDRYFQIVRCFRDEDLRADRQPEFTQIDIEMSFPTEDLLFGIIEPMMQELSALVGREVSLPFPRITYADAMERYGTDKPDIRFGMEMIDLSEQFRALDFAPFRQILDQGGAIKAIAVRGGAKYSRKHLDEFTEFIRRQGLSGLAWIKLADGELTSSLLKAIGRSPIEALVACCRVMSGDAVLIVGGPREQTNAALGALRLEIARQEKWLDGSRFCFLWVTDFPLLQWNQEEQRWDPVHHPFTSPREEDLDKLETDPGAVRARAYDLVLNGVELGSGSIRIHRQDIQRAVFKAIGLSEEEARQKFGFLLDAFEYGAPPHGGIALGFDRLVMLLAGEQTIREVIAFPKTASAYDLMLESPSEVSDRQLAELGISVIPEGDD comes from the coding sequence ATGACGCGTTCTGATCAGACGCTCGTGCGCACTCATACCTGTGGGGAACTCCGTCCGGCTCATGCCGGACAGCGGGTCGTGCTCATGGGCTGGGTGCATCGGCGGCGCGATCTTGGTCCATTGACCTTTCTCGATCTTCGAGACCGTTACGGCATCACCCAGATCGTGTTCGACCAGCAGCGGAACGAAACCGCCCATCGTCAGGCCAAGCAGCTTCGCAATGAATACGTTGTGGCCATCAAGGGAATGGTGGTTATGCGCTCGCCTGAGACGGTGAACTCAGCGATTGAAACGGGGGAGATCGAGGTCCTCGCCGAAGAGGTCATCGTGCTGAATCCGGCGAAAACGCCGCCCATCCCACTGGATGATGGCGGTCGGGTTCAGGTGGCCGAAGATTTGCGTCTGCGGTATCGCTATCTCGATCTGCGCCGAACGCGACTTCAGCGAAATCTCATCCTGCGCCATAAGGCGGCACTGGTTGTCCGTCGCTATCTCGACCGGCAGGGATTTCTGGAAATCGAAACTCCCATGCTGGTGAAGTCAACGCCTGAAGGAGCGCGCGACTTCATTGTTCCCAGTCGGCTGCATCGCGGCAAATTTTACGCCCTTCCGCAATCGCCCCAACTGTTCAAACAGTTACTGATGGTCGCCGGGTTTGATCGCTACTTTCAAATCGTTCGCTGCTTTCGCGATGAGGACCTTCGCGCCGACCGCCAGCCGGAATTCACGCAGATTGACATTGAAATGTCGTTTCCGACCGAGGACCTCCTCTTCGGAATCATTGAGCCGATGATGCAGGAACTTTCGGCGCTGGTGGGGCGAGAGGTCTCCTTGCCCTTTCCGCGTATCACCTATGCCGATGCGATGGAGCGGTACGGGACGGATAAGCCTGACATCCGCTTCGGCATGGAAATGATTGATCTGAGCGAGCAGTTTCGCGCGCTCGATTTTGCCCCGTTCCGGCAGATCCTCGATCAGGGCGGGGCCATTAAAGCGATTGCCGTTAGGGGCGGTGCCAAGTATTCGCGGAAACATTTGGACGAGTTCACCGAGTTCATTCGCCGACAGGGGCTCAGTGGCCTTGCCTGGATCAAGCTGGCTGATGGGGAACTGACCTCGTCGCTTCTGAAGGCCATCGGGCGATCACCGATTGAGGCACTGGTGGCGTGCTGTCGGGTCATGTCGGGTGATGCCGTCCTCATCGTGGGTGGACCCCGGGAGCAAACGAATGCGGCCCTGGGTGCGCTCCGGCTGGAAATCGCCCGCCAGGAAAAATGGCTCGATGGCTCGCGGTTCTGCTTCCTCTGGGTGACCGATTTCCCTCTTCTCCAATGGAATCAGGAAGAGCAGCGGTGGGACCCGGTTCATCATCCCTTTACCTCACCCCGCGAAGAGGACCTGGACAAGTTGGAGACCGATCCCGGCGCAGTCCGCGCACGAGCCTATGATCTCGTGCTCAACGGAGTGGAACTGGGAAGCGGTTCAATCCGAATTCATCGTCAGGATATTCAACGCGCGGTTTTCAAAGCGATCGGCCTCAGCGAGGAAGAAGCCCGGCAGAAATTCGGCTTTCTCCTCGATGCCTTTGAATACGGAGCCCCGCCGCATGGTGGGATCGCCCTCGGGTTTGATCGGCTGGTGATGCTGTTGGCCGGAGAGCAAACGATCCGCGAGGTCATCGCTTTTCCCAAGACAGCATCCGCATACGACCTCATGCTGGAGTCGCCAAGCGAAGTTTCAGATCGTCAACTCGCGGAACTGGGGATCTCGGTGATTCCGGAGGGCGATGACTGA
- the mutL gene encoding DNA mismatch repair endonuclease MutL: MGKIRILPDIVASKIAAGEVVERPASVVKELIENAIDAGARRITVEVEASGKKVIRVADDGEGMTRDDALLAFERHSTSKLASADDLNHIATLGFRGEALPSIASVSKILLRTKTAADVAGTEIALEGGKIKSVRECAWSEGTEIDVRDLFFNVPARRKFLRSDMTELFHITNVVTHYALAYPHLAFTLRHEGRQLLDVSPVGNVRDRAYQVFGADFLSTLVEIDYNTDAVRVKGFTSRPTSVRTTREAQYFFVNGRYVKDRLISKSLGEAYRTMIPSGMHPAAILFVEVAPEDVDVNVHPAKTEVRFRRPTLVEAAIRAAVEKALTENKPILEVRPTMQRPLERRTGKPEPGIEMRHLTAEALHLQSPVEKSVKSPAQPSLQLGFAERAKTPPALSHSPTTPRGPETSESAPTVGASASADILSPIHPVGGRSPRFEVALPSSTPLPIQPLGQLRESFIVATSPEGLLLIDQHAAHERVLFERFRRRFRERTVETQPLLLPRVIELTPAQAATFEHIKDELEAIGCELGQLSGRSLVIKALPTDVPLEQAEALIREILDVIEAEKRTLTIEDIRDCIAARFACRAAVKVNEPLTDEMMVWLVQELLSCATPSNCPHGRPTILKLSIREIERLFHRS, translated from the coding sequence ATGGGCAAGATTCGCATCCTCCCCGACATCGTCGCCAGTAAGATTGCTGCGGGCGAGGTGGTGGAACGGCCCGCCTCGGTCGTCAAGGAACTCATTGAAAACGCAATTGATGCCGGCGCGCGTCGCATCACGGTGGAAGTTGAAGCGAGTGGAAAGAAGGTAATCCGTGTGGCTGACGACGGCGAGGGGATGACCCGCGACGATGCCTTGTTGGCCTTCGAGCGCCATTCGACGAGTAAGCTCGCGTCAGCCGATGATCTCAATCACATCGCCACGCTCGGCTTCCGGGGCGAGGCGCTTCCCTCAATCGCGTCGGTGTCAAAAATCCTGCTCCGGACGAAGACGGCAGCCGATGTGGCAGGAACGGAAATTGCCCTGGAAGGGGGGAAGATCAAATCGGTTCGGGAGTGCGCTTGGTCGGAGGGGACGGAGATTGACGTCCGAGACCTTTTCTTCAATGTCCCTGCCCGGCGGAAGTTCTTGCGATCGGATATGACCGAGCTGTTCCATATCACAAACGTGGTCACGCATTACGCCCTTGCCTATCCGCACCTGGCCTTCACGCTCAGACATGAAGGACGCCAGCTTCTCGACGTCTCCCCCGTTGGAAATGTGAGGGATCGGGCCTATCAGGTCTTCGGGGCCGACTTTCTCTCGACCCTCGTTGAGATTGACTACAACACCGACGCTGTTCGAGTGAAGGGATTTACCTCTCGGCCCACATCGGTGCGTACCACCCGTGAAGCGCAATACTTCTTTGTCAACGGACGGTACGTCAAGGATCGGCTCATCAGCAAATCTCTGGGGGAAGCGTACAGAACGATGATCCCCTCGGGGATGCATCCGGCAGCCATCCTTTTTGTTGAGGTCGCACCGGAGGATGTGGACGTCAATGTGCATCCGGCGAAGACCGAAGTCAGGTTTCGCCGTCCGACTTTAGTCGAGGCCGCGATTCGAGCAGCCGTAGAAAAAGCGCTAACCGAGAACAAGCCCATTCTTGAGGTCCGGCCGACAATGCAAAGACCTCTTGAGAGGCGAACCGGCAAACCAGAACCGGGTATTGAGATGCGCCATCTCACCGCTGAAGCGCTGCATCTTCAATCCCCCGTGGAGAAGTCCGTGAAGTCCCCCGCGCAGCCGTCGCTTCAACTTGGATTTGCCGAGCGAGCAAAAACCCCGCCCGCCCTTTCGCATTCACCGACAACGCCTCGCGGTCCCGAAACATCAGAGAGCGCTCCAACAGTCGGAGCTTCAGCATCGGCTGACATCCTGTCCCCCATCCATCCTGTTGGCGGGCGATCGCCTCGTTTCGAGGTTGCTCTCCCGAGTTCAACACCCCTGCCGATTCAACCGCTCGGTCAGCTGCGAGAGAGTTTCATTGTCGCCACGAGTCCCGAGGGACTGCTCCTCATTGATCAACATGCTGCCCATGAGCGGGTCCTGTTTGAACGGTTTCGCCGTCGCTTCCGTGAGCGGACGGTCGAAACACAGCCTCTCCTGCTACCCCGTGTGATCGAGTTGACGCCCGCCCAAGCGGCCACATTCGAGCATATTAAGGACGAGCTTGAAGCCATCGGCTGCGAGCTGGGTCAGCTATCAGGTCGGTCGCTCGTGATCAAGGCCTTGCCGACAGACGTACCACTCGAGCAGGCGGAAGCGCTCATCCGTGAGATTCTCGATGTGATCGAGGCGGAGAAGCGCACGCTCACCATTGAAGATATCCGCGATTGCATTGCTGCTCGGTTCGCCTGTCGTGCGGCCGTCAAAGTCAATGAACCTCTGACGGATGAAATGATGGTCTGGCTCGTTCAGGAACTCCTTTCCTGCGCCACTCCCTCTAACTGTCCGCACGGACGGCCAACGATCCTCAAACTCTCAATCCGAGAGATCGAGCGTCTTTTCCACCGATCCTAG
- the hslU gene encoding ATP-dependent protease ATPase subunit HslU, whose protein sequence is MVIYLSGETEIVPKLDELTPRQIVAELDKYVVGQTAAKRAVAIALRNRIRRQKLPPDMAQEVMPKNILMIGPTGVGKTEIARRLARLSNSPFLKVEASKFTEVGYVGRDVESMVRDLVEVAVDMVRAEKMQEVAEKAEQNAEERLLDYLLPSPGRRRKSRRNPLSAVLTDEDEEPSSTTSLEEINDYETVQRTREKLRQLLRQGKLDSRIVEIEVREKLFPGRFEIITNQGIEEMDIAVQDLMPGLFGPARTKKRKMRVDEALDYLLQEEEQKLIDMEQVARIAVERVEQSGIIFLDEIDKIAGRESGHGPDVSREGVQRDLLPIIEGTTVSTRYGMVRTDHILFIAAGAFHVAKPSDLIPELQGRFPIRVELDPLTVDDFKRILTEPKNSLIKQYTALLATEDVIIEFSEDAIDAIARFAFAVNEQTENIGARRLHTIMEKLLEDISFEAPDLKEKHHYIDAEYVRAKLAGIVQNQDLSRYIL, encoded by the coding sequence ATGGTGATTTACCTCTCCGGTGAGACGGAAATTGTCCCCAAGCTCGATGAGCTGACGCCGCGACAAATTGTCGCGGAACTGGACAAATATGTCGTCGGGCAAACGGCCGCCAAACGAGCAGTGGCCATTGCCCTGCGCAATCGCATCCGACGGCAAAAACTCCCCCCCGATATGGCCCAGGAAGTTATGCCCAAGAACATTCTCATGATCGGCCCGACGGGGGTTGGAAAAACGGAGATCGCCCGACGACTCGCCCGGCTCTCGAATTCTCCTTTCCTCAAGGTTGAAGCCTCGAAGTTCACCGAGGTCGGATACGTCGGCCGCGATGTCGAATCCATGGTGCGCGACCTGGTGGAGGTCGCTGTTGACATGGTGCGGGCAGAAAAGATGCAGGAAGTTGCCGAGAAAGCCGAACAGAATGCCGAGGAACGACTCCTCGACTACCTCCTTCCCTCGCCGGGGAGGCGGCGCAAATCCCGACGCAATCCCCTGTCGGCCGTTCTCACGGACGAAGATGAGGAGCCTTCCTCCACGACCTCGCTGGAAGAGATCAATGACTACGAGACGGTTCAGCGCACGCGAGAAAAATTGCGTCAACTTCTGCGTCAGGGCAAGCTCGACAGCCGCATCGTTGAGATCGAAGTTCGAGAGAAGCTCTTCCCCGGCCGCTTCGAGATCATCACCAATCAGGGAATCGAGGAGATGGATATTGCCGTTCAGGACCTGATGCCGGGATTGTTCGGCCCCGCTCGCACCAAAAAGCGCAAGATGCGCGTGGATGAGGCCCTCGATTATCTCCTTCAAGAGGAGGAGCAAAAACTCATTGACATGGAGCAGGTAGCCCGGATCGCCGTCGAGCGCGTGGAACAATCCGGCATTATTTTCCTCGATGAGATTGACAAAATCGCCGGGCGCGAATCGGGTCACGGGCCGGATGTCTCGCGGGAAGGGGTGCAACGGGACCTGTTGCCTATCATTGAAGGCACAACGGTCAGCACCCGGTACGGAATGGTTCGGACCGATCACATTCTCTTCATTGCCGCCGGCGCCTTTCACGTCGCTAAGCCCTCCGACCTTATCCCCGAACTCCAGGGACGGTTCCCCATTCGTGTGGAACTCGACCCGCTCACGGTGGATGACTTCAAGCGCATCTTGACCGAGCCGAAAAATTCGCTCATCAAGCAATATACGGCATTGCTGGCCACCGAAGACGTGATCATCGAGTTCTCCGAAGATGCCATTGATGCCATCGCCCGATTCGCTTTCGCTGTCAACGAGCAGACGGAAAATATCGGTGCGCGGCGGCTCCACACGATCATGGAGAAACTGCTCGAAGACATCTCCTTTGAGGCTCCTGACCTGAAGGAGAAGCATCATTACATTGACGCCGAGTACGTCAGGGCGAAGCTGGCGGGAATCGTGCAGAACCAGGATCTCAGTCGCTACATCCTGTGA
- a CDS encoding fibronectin type III domain-containing protein: MIISVARPEVPSSPTVNSRAMRLDVLRVIESRTDMLQLDEESFLERAQVAGSLSWDEIEQAGTGERILFEDGPLTNLSARYLYAARWVGDRGRPGPLSSIVVIEATPQLPLPPRDVQARDAAQDVLIITWMPPEENLDGSRPARVVGYNVYRRRRGELPFTGPLNGASPVAGTEFTDRSFDYGTEYEFMVRSVASVAANDLRESTDSVVVTITPRDVFPPDPPEGLTVASANGLVSLFWTPNSESDIAGYNIYRADSLSESEAAWRKINPSLHVLTTFRDDRVEPGRRYYYRVTAVDRAGNESRPSVTVSQEVVPEASSCLHLEEKFRKRSIQVRAGRHVNDRRGNWDRHGDHLSWRDVR; the protein is encoded by the coding sequence ATGATCATCTCCGTTGCTCGCCCGGAAGTGCCTTCCTCTCCTACGGTGAATTCTCGAGCGATGCGACTTGATGTTCTTCGGGTGATCGAATCGCGCACCGACATGCTTCAGCTTGACGAAGAGTCCTTCCTCGAACGCGCTCAGGTGGCGGGTTCTCTTTCCTGGGATGAGATCGAACAGGCAGGGACCGGCGAGCGGATCCTTTTTGAGGATGGTCCTCTGACGAATTTGTCAGCGCGATACCTTTACGCCGCCCGGTGGGTGGGTGATCGGGGGCGGCCCGGACCTCTCTCCAGCATCGTGGTCATTGAGGCCACGCCACAGCTTCCCCTCCCCCCGCGAGATGTTCAGGCGCGCGACGCCGCACAGGATGTGCTCATCATCACCTGGATGCCACCGGAGGAGAATCTTGACGGATCCCGTCCCGCCCGCGTCGTCGGCTACAACGTCTACCGCAGACGACGGGGAGAGTTGCCTTTCACCGGCCCGCTGAACGGAGCATCGCCGGTCGCAGGGACGGAGTTTACCGATCGCTCCTTCGACTACGGCACAGAATACGAGTTCATGGTTCGGAGTGTCGCCTCGGTAGCAGCCAACGATCTTCGAGAGAGCACTGATTCGGTCGTTGTCACCATCACGCCCCGGGATGTCTTCCCCCCTGATCCGCCCGAAGGGTTGACGGTGGCATCGGCTAACGGCCTCGTCAGTCTCTTCTGGACCCCAAATAGCGAGTCCGACATCGCCGGTTATAACATCTACCGCGCTGATTCACTCTCGGAATCCGAGGCCGCCTGGCGAAAGATCAATCCTTCACTCCATGTGCTGACGACCTTTCGAGATGACCGAGTTGAACCGGGTCGGAGGTACTACTATCGGGTGACGGCTGTTGACCGTGCCGGTAACGAGAGTCGCCCCTCGGTCACCGTGTCGCAGGAGGTTGTGCCGGAGGCTTCGTCTTGTCTGCACTTGGAGGAAAAGTTCAGGAAACGTTCGATCCAGGTACGGGCCGGACGCCACGTCAATGATCGGCGGGGAAATTGGGACAGGCATGGCGATCATCTCTCATGGAGGGACGTTCGATGA
- the groL gene encoding chaperonin GroEL (60 kDa chaperone family; promotes refolding of misfolded polypeptides especially under stressful conditions; forms two stacked rings of heptamers to form a barrel-shaped 14mer; ends can be capped by GroES; misfolded proteins enter the barrel where they are refolded when GroES binds) — translation MAKQIVHGEQSRQAILRGVNKLADAVKITLGPKGRNVVLEKKFGSPTITKDGVTVAKEIELPDPLENLGAQMVREVASKTSDIAGDGTTTATVLAQAIFREGVKNVAAGANPMALKRGIEKAVERVVEEIRALAKPVKGDAIAAVGTISANGDSTIGSLIAEAMHKVGKDGVITVEESRTLDTTLDVVEGMQFDRGFLSPYFVTDPERMECVLQDAYILLHDKKISSVRDLLPLLEQVARQGKPLLIIAEDVEGEALATLVVNRLRGSLQTCAVKAPGFGDRRKAMLEDIAILTGGRVIAEELGIKLENVTLKDLGRAKKVVVDKDTTTIVEGAGKSSDIQARVKQIRVQIEETTSDYDREKLQERLAKLVGGVAVIKVGAATETELKEKKARVEDAMHATRAAVEEGVVPGGGVVYLRALRALEKFRLDDPDEQTGVSIVRRALEEPLRQIAQNAGHEGAVVVERVRQEKNDSFGFNAETEEFCDLVKAGILDPAKVSRIALQNAASIASLLITTEALVSEIREEESAEPRMPGAEF, via the coding sequence ATGGCCAAACAGATTGTTCATGGAGAACAGTCACGTCAGGCAATTCTTCGGGGAGTGAACAAGCTCGCCGATGCCGTCAAGATCACTCTCGGCCCTAAAGGGCGCAACGTTGTCTTGGAGAAGAAATTCGGCTCACCTACGATTACCAAGGACGGAGTAACTGTAGCCAAAGAGATCGAGCTGCCTGATCCTCTTGAGAATCTCGGCGCGCAGATGGTGCGCGAGGTAGCCTCGAAAACATCCGACATCGCCGGTGATGGAACAACCACGGCCACGGTGCTGGCCCAGGCGATTTTCCGCGAAGGCGTGAAAAATGTGGCCGCCGGGGCCAACCCTATGGCTCTCAAACGCGGGATCGAAAAAGCCGTCGAGCGGGTGGTCGAAGAGATTCGGGCGCTGGCCAAACCCGTCAAGGGAGATGCCATCGCTGCCGTTGGAACAATTTCCGCCAATGGCGACAGCACAATTGGAAGCCTCATCGCAGAAGCCATGCATAAAGTCGGCAAAGACGGCGTGATCACCGTTGAAGAATCCCGCACGCTCGATACGACTCTGGATGTCGTTGAAGGCATGCAGTTTGACCGGGGATTTCTTTCGCCCTACTTTGTGACAGATCCCGAACGCATGGAGTGCGTGCTCCAGGACGCCTACATTCTCCTTCACGACAAAAAGATCAGCTCGGTGCGGGACCTCCTGCCGCTACTGGAACAGGTGGCCCGGCAGGGGAAACCGCTCCTGATCATCGCCGAAGATGTCGAGGGGGAGGCGCTGGCGACGCTGGTAGTAAATCGCTTGCGGGGATCGCTCCAGACCTGCGCGGTGAAAGCTCCCGGATTCGGCGATCGGCGAAAGGCCATGCTGGAAGACATCGCCATTCTCACGGGCGGGCGAGTCATCGCCGAAGAGCTGGGCATCAAACTGGAAAACGTCACCCTCAAGGACCTCGGACGCGCCAAGAAGGTCGTCGTGGATAAAGATACAACCACCATCGTTGAAGGGGCGGGGAAATCCTCCGACATCCAAGCCCGCGTGAAACAAATCCGCGTGCAAATCGAAGAGACGACCTCGGATTATGATCGGGAGAAGCTGCAGGAACGACTGGCCAAACTCGTCGGCGGGGTGGCGGTGATTAAAGTGGGAGCGGCGACAGAGACGGAACTGAAGGAGAAGAAAGCTCGCGTCGAAGATGCTATGCATGCCACGCGGGCGGCTGTCGAAGAGGGCGTAGTCCCCGGCGGCGGTGTGGTCTACCTCCGGGCGCTCAGGGCACTGGAAAAATTCCGTCTCGATGACCCTGATGAGCAAACGGGGGTGAGCATCGTCCGACGGGCCCTCGAAGAACCCCTCCGGCAGATTGCACAAAACGCCGGTCACGAGGGCGCGGTCGTGGTGGAGCGCGTGCGCCAGGAAAAGAACGATTCTTTTGGCTTCAACGCGGAGACCGAAGAGTTCTGCGATCTGGTGAAGGCCGGCATCCTGGACCCGGCGAAAGTGAGCCGGATTGCCCTTCAGAATGCGGCTTCGATTGCTTCGCTGCTCATTACAACGGAAGCCCTGGTCTCAGAAATACGAGAGGAAGAGTCCGCCGAACCACGCATGCCCGGAGCCGAATTCTAG
- the hslV gene encoding ATP-dependent protease subunit HslV, which yields MTGRETSDFHGTTVLCVRRFGRVVMASDGQVTFHDTIMKHTARKVRRLYNDRILAGFAGATADAFALFQRFESKLEEYRGNLGRAAVELARDWRTEKFLRYLEALLIVADANQSLIISGSGEIIEPDDGIAAIGSGAPYALAAARALMKHTELSAREIVQEAMTLASQICIYTNDKFHIEEL from the coding sequence ATGACAGGAAGGGAGACATCAGATTTCCATGGGACAACCGTGCTGTGCGTCCGACGCTTCGGGCGCGTGGTAATGGCCAGTGACGGTCAGGTGACGTTCCACGACACTATTATGAAACACACGGCCCGCAAGGTGCGCCGTCTGTACAACGATCGCATTCTCGCTGGGTTTGCCGGGGCAACGGCCGATGCCTTTGCCCTTTTTCAGCGATTCGAGAGCAAGCTGGAAGAATATCGGGGAAATCTCGGGCGCGCCGCCGTCGAACTGGCCCGCGATTGGCGCACGGAAAAATTCCTTCGGTACCTGGAGGCATTGTTGATCGTGGCCGATGCCAACCAATCTTTAATCATTTCCGGCAGCGGGGAGATCATCGAACCGGATGATGGGATTGCTGCTATTGGTTCGGGCGCACCGTATGCCCTGGCCGCGGCCCGCGCACTGATGAAGCACACGGAACTGTCGGCCCGTGAAATCGTCCAGGAGGCGATGACGCTGGCCAGCCAGATTTGCATCTACACAAACGATAAATTCCACATCGAAGAGTTGTGA
- the groES gene encoding co-chaperone GroES, with amino-acid sequence MGGRLRPLHDRIIVKPLEAPEEIRGGIIIPDTAKERPQEGEVIAVGPGRLLDDGRRVPVEVKVGDCVLFEKYAGTEVELDDEKYLIMREGDVLGIISRKK; translated from the coding sequence ATGGGAGGACGATTACGACCGCTTCATGATCGCATTATCGTCAAGCCCCTCGAAGCTCCCGAGGAGATTCGGGGCGGGATCATTATTCCCGACACGGCCAAAGAGAGGCCCCAGGAAGGTGAAGTCATTGCCGTTGGACCCGGGCGTCTGCTGGACGATGGCCGTCGGGTGCCGGTGGAGGTGAAGGTTGGCGATTGCGTGCTGTTCGAGAAGTACGCGGGAACGGAGGTTGAACTCGACGACGAGAAATACCTCATCATGCGGGAAGGCGACGTTCTGGGGATTATTTCCAGGAAAAAGTGA
- a CDS encoding fumarylacetoacetate hydrolase family protein, with amino-acid sequence MRFCRFRSLLKDKPCYGVIEGDVVRPLDVVTPYGALRWGEPREIPLPEVQLLAPCEPTKIVAVGQNYRAHAEELGNRVPSEPLLFLKPPSAIIGPDEAIHLPPVSERVDYEGELAVVMGSRASRLTLEDNPLSFVFGYTCANDVTARDLQRKDVQYTRAKGFDTFLPLGPVIETELSPDDLRLETRVNDQVKQRATTRDMVFSVAFLVRYISNIMTLYPGDVILTGTPAGVGPLQAGDTVVVEIQGIGALKNPVVHGWAR; translated from the coding sequence ATGAGATTCTGTCGCTTTCGTTCATTGTTGAAGGACAAACCCTGTTACGGTGTCATTGAGGGAGATGTCGTTCGACCGCTCGACGTCGTCACCCCCTACGGAGCACTCCGCTGGGGAGAACCTCGAGAGATCCCACTCCCAGAGGTTCAACTCCTCGCTCCGTGCGAGCCGACGAAAATCGTGGCCGTGGGCCAGAACTATCGCGCTCATGCTGAGGAGCTGGGGAATCGCGTTCCGTCCGAACCGCTTCTCTTCCTCAAGCCACCGAGCGCGATCATCGGACCCGATGAGGCGATCCATCTACCGCCGGTATCCGAACGAGTGGACTACGAAGGAGAACTGGCCGTGGTCATGGGCTCGCGGGCGTCGCGCCTGACTTTGGAGGATAATCCACTCAGTTTCGTTTTCGGGTATACCTGCGCAAATGATGTGACGGCCCGTGACCTCCAGAGGAAAGATGTGCAATACACGAGAGCCAAAGGATTCGATACGTTCCTTCCGCTCGGCCCGGTGATCGAAACGGAGCTTTCTCCCGATGATCTCCGACTGGAGACGCGCGTCAATGATCAGGTGAAACAGCGGGCGACCACCCGCGACATGGTTTTCTCGGTAGCGTTTCTGGTTCGGTACATTTCGAACATAATGACGCTCTATCCCGGAGACGTGATTCTCACCGGCACACCGGCGGGCGTTGGCCCACTCCAGGCAGGGGACACGGTCGTTGTCGAAATCCAAGGGATTGGCGCGTTGAAAAATCCCGTCGTCCATGGCTGGGCTAGATGA